TGTATTTGGAGATCCTGAGTGACAAACGTACGAAAAGAGTGTATCTAGTAACGGTAGACGTCATAATGTGCAATTACTATCTACTTCATACTTGTTGCTTGTTCCAACCAAAGTCAATTGAACCATGTAAATCCGATGTAGTACAATCGATGTCGATGTTTTCGTCTGCTTAGACAATTATGGGTTTCCAAGAAATGCGTCCGTAATGCGAATAAATGCTTCCGCCATAATCAACGATATAGCATTGGCTGACAGCTGTTACCATCGTATCAAGTTCATGTACAAAACTGGAAGCGCATGCGCTGCTTCTAAATGGCATCGCTTCTACAACACATCATGTAGTTATGTTTCTTGAAGTTTCCTTATGGAACTACCCTCCCTGCAAACAGGTTGGGAAGTAGGTCTGAGTTGCTTCCATCGACTTTATTTATAACGACGTTTCGCAACATGATACTGCTTCCACAACACACCAAGTGAGGTTGGCGTTGTATTTGTTTATGTCATCCATTGTTACTTACTCAATTTCGTCAATTGTTACTTACGAAAGTTACGTTACAGCTACAGCAAGACAATAACAACACGTTCATGACAGATGGCAGCCTAAAGCTTTCATTTATGACAGATGGCAGCTTTCGATCGCTTAAACGTCAACATTGATTGGCTGGAATCTCTTAACTTTCGAGCAGGGCAAAACAGTCATTAACAGTCAGATCAGGTGACTGGCGGACGACAAAATTCAGCTCTAGATTGTAAGTGTTGAGGTGAGAATCAAACAAATTGCAGCAATGCCTCCGGACCCGAAAGAAAATGCCAGCGACCAGAATACGCGGAACAAGGCGACAGTGTCGGACGAAGGTTCGGGTACTGAGCAGGCCGTTGATGAAAACAGTATGTCCGAGGACAACGACTTGGATCTGGATGAGGAAACAGAAGGTGACtatggtttttttctctgtAAAATGTTGCCGTTCGACTGATTGTCGTACCCATAGAGTTCCATTCGGTTAATGCGTCCCTGGATATGGTCAGTTCGGTGCTGGATGCCATTGAGCAGAGGAACGATTCCTTACGCGAGCAACTGTTGCAGCTGCTCGAGTCTCAGCGTGAAACATTGAAGTCGTTCAAGGAAGAAAATCAGCGCATTGCAGAGCAAAACGGAGCGGACGAGCCGGACACTGAACCG
Above is a genomic segment from Anopheles bellator chromosome X, idAnoBellAS_SP24_06.2, whole genome shotgun sequence containing:
- the LOC131213973 gene encoding UPF0184 protein AAEL002161; amino-acid sequence: MPPDPKENASDQNTRNKATVSDEGSGTEQAVDENSMSEDNDLDLDEETEEFHSVNASLDMVSSVLDAIEQRNDSLREQLLQLLESQRETLKSFKEENQRIAEQNGADEPDTEPMDE